Part of the Eshraghiella crossota genome is shown below.
AGTATATTTTGACGAAGAAATATCATCTGAAATAGATCTTACATTCTCAACATTAATGGGCGATAAAGTCGAACCACGAAGAGAATTTATTGAAACAAATGCTAAATATGTTAAAAATCTTGATATTTAACATGAGCAGGGTCTGTATTATTAAAAAAAGGAGACTAAAATATGGATGAACATATTTTTGATAAAGTTCACGAGGTAGATTTGAAGAAAACAATGGAAGATTCTTACATTGATTATGCCATGAGTGTAATTGCAGCAAGAGCACTTCCGGATGTAAGAGATGGTTTGAAGCCTGTTCAGAGAAGAATTCTTTTTTCAATGAGCGAGTTGGGAAACGGACCTGACAAACCTCACAGAAAATGTGCACGTATCGTCGGTGATACCATGGGTAAATATCATCCACATGGTGACTCATCTATTTACGAAGCACTTGTAAAACTTGCCCAGGATTTTAATACAAGATATCCATTGGTAGACGGTCATGGTAACTTTGGTTCCATTGATGGTGACGGTGCTGCCGCAATGCGATACACAGAAGCAAGACTTACAAAACTTTCTATGGAAATGCTTGCTGACATAGGTAAGGACACCGTAGATTTTATACCTAATTTTGATGAGACAGAAAAAGAACCTGTTGTACTTCCTTCAAGATATCCTAACCTTCTTGTAAACGGTACATCAGGAATTGCGGTAGGTATGGCAACCAATATACCTCCACATAATCTCAGGGAAGTAATTAAAGCAGTCTTGAAAATTATTGATAATCGTGTTCTTGAAGACAAAGACACAACTATCGATGAACTGATGGAAATAGTAAAAGGTCCTGATTTTCCTACAGGAGCTACAATACTCGGTAAATCAGGAATAGAGGAAGCATATCGTACAGGCCGTGGTAAGATAAGAGTCCGTGCAGTATCTGAAATTAATACTCTTCCAAATGGTAAAACAGAAATAATTATTACCGAACTTCCGTATATGGTTAATAAAGCTTTGCTTATCCAGAAGATAGCCGAGCTTGTTAAAGATAAAAAAATTGATGGAATCACAGGTATTATTGACCAGTCCAATATGCAGGGTATAAGAGTAAGCATTGAACTCAGAAGGGATGTCAATGCCAATGTAATTCTTAACCAGTTGTATAAGCATACACAGTTACAGGATACATTTGGTGTTAATATGCTCGCCCTTGTAAATAACGAACCAAAAGTTCTTAATCTTCATCAGATGCTTACATATTACCTTGAACATCAGGAAGAAGTAGTAACAAGAAGAACAAAATATGAACTTAACAAAGCACAGGAAAGAGCTCATATTTTGGAAGGTCTGCTTATTGCCCTTGATAATATTGATGAAGTAATATCAATAATAAGAGGCTCTGAAAGTGTCAATGTCGCAAAACAGAAGTTAATAGAAAGATTTGGACTCTCTGATGCACAGTCACAGGCAATCGTGGATATGCGTCTCAGAACTCTTACAGGTCTGGAAAGAGAAAAAATAGAAGCAGAATATAACGAATTAATGAAACGTATTGATGAGTTAAAAGCAATTCTTGCAGATAACAAAAAACTTCTTATGGTAATAAGAGAAGAACTTTCAATTATCATGGATAAGTATGGTGATGACAGAAGAACAGCCATCGGATATGATGAATTTGATATTTCAATGGAAGATATGATTCCTAATGAAAGTACAGTCATCACAATGACTAATTTAGGATATATCAAGAGAATGACTCCGGATAATTTCAGAAGCCAGAACAGAGGCGGCCGTGGAATTAAGGGAATGCAGACAATAGATGATGATTATATAGAAGATATTCTTATGACAACAACACACAATATTGTACTGTTTTTTACCAACAAAGGACGTGTATATAAGTTAAAAGCTTATGAAATTCCTGAAGCAGGAAGAACCGCAAGAGGAACAGCCATTGTTAATCTTCTTACATTACAGGCGGGTGAAAAAATATCTGCAATTGTTCCTGTAGACGGAATAAAAGATAACGAATATCTTTTTATGGCAACTAAACAGGGTATAGTCAAGAAAACATATTGCAAAGAATATGCTAACATAAGAAAAACCGGAATTCAGGCAATCACATTGAGAGACAATGACGAGTTAATTGAAGTAAAGGCAACGGATTCCACAAAAGAAATCTTTCTTGTAACAAAATATGGATACTGTATAAGATTTAAAGAAACAGATGTCCGTCCTACCGGACGTAGTGCAATGGGTGTTATCGGCATGAATATTCTGGAAGGTGACGAAGTTGTAGGAATGCAGCTTAATACCCAGGGAGATACACTTTTGATAGTATCAGAAAACGGTCTTGGAAAACGTACTCCGATTGAAGAATTTAACCTTCAGAACCGTGGTGGAAAAGGCGTTAAATGTTATAAAATTAACGAGAAATCCGGAAATGTAATAGGTGTTAAAGCTGTAAGCAATACCAGAGAAATAATGCTCATAACAACTGAGGGCATAATTATACGAATGGAAGTAGCGGGAATATCTACTTTAGGACGTATAACATCAGGTGTTAAGTTAATAAATCTTGACGATGGAGTTAAAGTAGCAAAGGTTGCAAAAGTAAGAGAAGAAGATGTTTCTGATGAAACTGAATCAGAAGAAAAAAATAATGAAGACTCTGAAGATAACAGCGAGAACTAATAATAAACAGCAGACCGGAGCATATCCGGTCTGTTTTTGCGAGGAAAAATGAGAGAATTAGATGTAAAAGTAATAACCGAAAATATTAAAGAAATGTGTATAGAAGCAACGCATTTTTTAACAGAAGATATGAAAAATGTACTTGACGATTCTGTGACAAAAGAAGAATCACCCCTTGGAAAACAGATTTTACAGCAGTTACAGGAAAATCTTCAGATTGCCGGGGATGAAATGATTCCTATCTGTCAGGATACAGGAATGGCAGTTGTTTTTATAAAAGTAGGTCAGGATGTGCATTTCACCGGAGGAAATATTGAAGATGCAATCAACGAAGGCGTAAGACAGGGATATACGGAAGGATATTTAAGAAAATCCGTAGTAAAAGATCCTATTATCAGGGAAAATACAAAAGATAATACACCTGCAATTATTCATTATTCTATAGTAGAAGGAAATGATGTTGAAATAACAGTGGCACCAAAGGGTTTTGGAAGTGAAAATATGAGCCGTATATTTATGCTCAAGCCCGCAGACGGAATAGATGGCGTAAAAAATGCTATTTTGACGGCAGTTAAAGAAGCAGGACCAAACGCATGTCCACCTATGGTAGTTGGTGTAGGAATAGGCGGTACCTTTGAAAAATGTGCACTTCTTGCAAAAGAAGCATTAACGAGAAATATAAACGAACAATCAAAAATACCGTATGTAAAAGAACTGGAAGAAGAAATGCTTGAAAAAATAAACTGTCTTGGAATAGGTCCCGGAGGGCTTGGAGGAAGAGTAACTGCTTTTGCTGTAAATATTGAAACGTATCCTACACATATTGCAGGACTTCCTGTTGCCGTGAATATATGTTGTCATGTAAACAGACATTCACACAGGGTAATCTAAAAATTTGAAGTCAGGAGAAAAAATATGGACAGATACATTAATACCCCTTTAGATAATAAAACGGCAAAAACCCTTAAAGCCGGAGATTATGTATATATAACAGGAACAATATATACAGCGAGAGATGCAGCACATAAAAGAATGGATGAGACACTTAACAGAAATGAAAGTCTGCCAATAGATGTGAAAGGCAATATAATATATTATATGGGGCCATCCCCTGCAAGGGAAGGACGTCCGATAGGTTCGGCGGGTCCTACAACAGCTACGAGAATGGACAAATACGCACCAAGGCTTCTTGATATGGGACTTATAGGAATGATTGGCAAGGGAAAAAGACAGAAACCTGTGGTAGATGCAATAATAAGAAATGGTGCGGTATATTTTGCAGCAGTTGGCGGAGCCGGTGCTTTACTGGCACAGCGTATTATTAAATCAGAAGTTGTGGCATATGATGACCTTGGAACCGAAGCCATCAGAAAACTTGAGGTAAAGGATTTTCCTGTAATAGTCGTGATAGACAGTGATGGAAATAATCTCTATGAAATATCACAAAAAAAATACGAAAAAAAGATTGACAATAAATAATGCGTCTTGTATAATTATTTTTGCACTGTTGAAAGTGCGTAATTTCATAACTAATTATGAATTCGGAGAAATACTCAAGAGGCCGAAGAGGCGCCCCTGCTAAGGGTGTAGGTCGTTAACGCGGCGCGAGGGTTCGAATCCCTCTTTCTCCGTTACAGGAATATATCGGAAGAATATAACTTCCGGTATTTTTTTATCCTGTATGAAGTACGACAGGATAGCATCTATCTGGAAAAAATACTTATTTTTTGTAAAAATTAGTTGACAATTGATATATGCTGTGGTACATTAGATAAGCATTCTCGTGAAGCAAGTGCAATGATAAAATATTTTTTGAAAAATATATGAAAAAAGTTATTGACATAAGCTGATCGGTATGATATATTTAATAAGCTGTCGCGTGAGACAGTAAGTAAGAAACTTGATAACTGAACAGTGAAACAACCCTGAAAATTTCAAAATTTTCAGTTCCTCGAAAGAGGAATAAGACATTCAGTACATCTGAAAAGATTGTACAAACGTAGACGGATGAACTTAGTAAAAAGCTAGCTCATCTGAGTCACAAACTTTATATGAGAGTTTGATCCTGGCTCAGGATGAACGCTGGCGGCGTGCTTAACACATGCAAGTCGAACGAAGCACTTCATAAAGCTTGCTTTAAGAAGTGACTTAGTGGCGGACGGGTGAGTAACGCGTGGGTAACCTGCCTTACACAGGGGGATAACAGTTAGAAATGACTGCTAATACCGCATAAAACAGCAGAGTCGCATGACTCAACTGTCAAAGATTTATCGGTGTAAGATGGACCCGCGTCTGATTAGCTTGTTGGTGGGGTAACGGCCTACCAAGGCGACGATCAGTAGCCGGCCTGAGAGGGTGAACGGCCACATTGGGACTGAGACACGGCCCAAACTCCTACGGGAGGCAGCAGTGGGGAATATTGGACAATGGGCGAAAGCCTGATCCAGCGACGCCGCGTGAGCGATGAAGTATTTCGGTATGTAAAGCTCTATCAGCAGGGAAGAAAACGACGGTACCTGACTAAGAAGCCCCGGCTAACTACGTGCCAGCAGCCGCGGTAATACGTAGGGGGCAAGCGTTATCCGGATTTACTGGGTGTAAAGGGAGCGTAGACGGCATCACAAGTCAGAAGTGAAAATCCGGGGCTCAACCCCGGAACTGCTTTTGAAACTGTGGAGCTGGAGTGCAGGAGAGGTAAGCGGAATTCCTAGTGTAGCGGTGAAATGCGTAGATATTAGGAGGAACACCAGTGGCGAAGGCGGCTTACTGGACTGTAACTGACGTTGAGGCTCGAAAGCGTGGGGAGCAAACAGGATTAGATACCCTGGTAGTCCACGCCGTAAACGATGAATACTAGGTGTTGGGTTTCATAAGAAGCTCGGTGCCGGCGCAAACGCATTAAGTATTCCACCTGGGGAGTACGTTCGCAAGAATGAAACTCAAAGGAATTGACGGGGACCCGCACAAGCGGTGGAGCATGTGGTTTAATTCGAAGCAACGCGAAGAACCTTACCAAGTCTTGACATCCCGTTGACCTGTTATGTAATGTAACATCTCTTCGGAGCAACGGAGACAGGTGGTGCATGGTTGTCGTCAGCTCGTGTCGTGAGATGTTGGGTTAAGTCCCGCAACGAGCGCAACCCTTGTCCTTAGTAGCCAGCAGTAAGATGGGCACTCTAGGGAGACTGCCGGGGATAACTCGGAGGAAGGTGGGGACGACGTCAAATCATCATGCCCCTTATGACTTGGGCTACACACGTGCTACAATGGCGTAAACAAAGGGAAGCAAACCTGTGAAGGCAAGCAAATCCCAAAAATAACGTCTCAGTTCGGATTGTAGTCTGCAACTCGACTACATGAAGCTGGAATCGCTAGTAATCGCAGATCAGAATGCTGCGGTGAATACGTTCCCGGGTCTTGTACACACCGCCCGTCACACCATGGGAGTCGTAAATGCCCGAAGTCGGTGACCTAACCGTAAGGAAGGAGCCGCCGAAGGCAGGTATGATAACTGGGGTGAAGTCGTAACAAGGTAGCCGTATCGGAAGGTGCGGCTGGATCACCTCCTTTCTAAGGAAAAGAAGTAAGGGTTGTTTTACTGTTCAGTTACCAAAACAAAGTAACATAGATTTTTGGTGGCGATGCGCTTAGGGGAAACACCCGTTCCCATCCCGAACACGATGGTTAAGACCTAAGCGGCCGAAAATACTATACTGGTAACGGTATGGGAAGATAGGTGGCTGCCAAATTTATGGGGGTATAGCTCAGTTGGGAGAGCACCTGCCTTGCAAGCAGGGGGTCACGAGTTCGAATCTCGTTATCTCCACTGGTCGGAAGACCAAAGAATTTCAGGCTTGACACTCGTAAGCAAAGCTTACTCGTTCATCTGAATTTCTCAGATGTGTCTGATTTTTAACACAGTTGCTTATGAACAAGTTCAACGCAACAGGTTATAAATCATACAGCGCCTGAAAATTGTTCCTTGAAAACTGCATACTGAAAATAAATTGATGAAATATCAAGACATCGAACCTGTTATTCTTAAGAGAATAACAAAAACAAACCAAAGCAATCGAAAGATTGAATAAGCCATCAGACATAACGCTATATGTCGAGATGGTCAAGCAAAAAAGAGCGCATGGTGGATGCCTTGGCACTGGAAGCCGAAGAAGGACGTGATAAGCTGCGAAAAGCGGCGGGGAGAAGCAAATATTCTGCGATCCGCCGATATCCGAATGGGGAAACCCATCCATGAAAACCATGGATATGTATAAGTAAATACATAGCTTATACAAGGGAACCCGGGGAACTGAAACATCTAAGTACCCGGAGGAAG
Proteins encoded:
- a CDS encoding fumarate hydratase, whose translation is MRELDVKVITENIKEMCIEATHFLTEDMKNVLDDSVTKEESPLGKQILQQLQENLQIAGDEMIPICQDTGMAVVFIKVGQDVHFTGGNIEDAINEGVRQGYTEGYLRKSVVKDPIIRENTKDNTPAIIHYSIVEGNDVEITVAPKGFGSENMSRIFMLKPADGIDGVKNAILTAVKEAGPNACPPMVVGVGIGGTFEKCALLAKEALTRNINEQSKIPYVKELEEEMLEKINCLGIGPGGLGGRVTAFAVNIETYPTHIAGLPVAVNICCHVNRHSHRVI
- the gyrA gene encoding DNA gyrase subunit A; amino-acid sequence: MDEHIFDKVHEVDLKKTMEDSYIDYAMSVIAARALPDVRDGLKPVQRRILFSMSELGNGPDKPHRKCARIVGDTMGKYHPHGDSSIYEALVKLAQDFNTRYPLVDGHGNFGSIDGDGAAAMRYTEARLTKLSMEMLADIGKDTVDFIPNFDETEKEPVVLPSRYPNLLVNGTSGIAVGMATNIPPHNLREVIKAVLKIIDNRVLEDKDTTIDELMEIVKGPDFPTGATILGKSGIEEAYRTGRGKIRVRAVSEINTLPNGKTEIIITELPYMVNKALLIQKIAELVKDKKIDGITGIIDQSNMQGIRVSIELRRDVNANVILNQLYKHTQLQDTFGVNMLALVNNEPKVLNLHQMLTYYLEHQEEVVTRRTKYELNKAQERAHILEGLLIALDNIDEVISIIRGSESVNVAKQKLIERFGLSDAQSQAIVDMRLRTLTGLEREKIEAEYNELMKRIDELKAILADNKKLLMVIREELSIIMDKYGDDRRTAIGYDEFDISMEDMIPNESTVITMTNLGYIKRMTPDNFRSQNRGGRGIKGMQTIDDDYIEDILMTTTHNIVLFFTNKGRVYKLKAYEIPEAGRTARGTAIVNLLTLQAGEKISAIVPVDGIKDNEYLFMATKQGIVKKTYCKEYANIRKTGIQAITLRDNDELIEVKATDSTKEIFLVTKYGYCIRFKETDVRPTGRSAMGVIGMNILEGDEVVGMQLNTQGDTLLIVSENGLGKRTPIEEFNLQNRGGKGVKCYKINEKSGNVIGVKAVSNTREIMLITTEGIIIRMEVAGISTLGRITSGVKLINLDDGVKVAKVAKVREEDVSDETESEEKNNEDSEDNSEN
- a CDS encoding Fe-S-containing hydro-lyase, translated to MDRYINTPLDNKTAKTLKAGDYVYITGTIYTARDAAHKRMDETLNRNESLPIDVKGNIIYYMGPSPAREGRPIGSAGPTTATRMDKYAPRLLDMGLIGMIGKGKRQKPVVDAIIRNGAVYFAAVGGAGALLAQRIIKSEVVAYDDLGTEAIRKLEVKDFPVIVVIDSDGNNLYEISQKKYEKKIDNK